A portion of the Blattabacterium clevelandi genome contains these proteins:
- the mutY gene encoding A/G-specific adenine glycosylase produces the protein MDFSKKIINWYKNNHRKLPWRENKNPYYILVSEFMLQQTKVSKAIKYYLHFIQKFPNLEKLAQAEEKSVLKVWEGLGYYKRAINLHSFAKKLREKPMGFFPKKYKELIKYKGIGPYTAAAIASICFDEVVPAIDGNFYRLFSRYLGLYNKITSIFTKKIFRTVILKMMDKKNPGIFNQAIMDLGATLCTPKKVKCFLCPIKLYCFSFKNGTIYELPVKNIIKKSTKNRFFYYIFICYNSKKFFIKKRFNKDIWKGLYEFPLIESKKCLTILEIRNQIWKKYKIFSENIIYQVKHKITNQILSIQFLNCKMIQSIQSIQIKKSLNNFFLISHKKICEYPFPNPITLFFKHERMI, from the coding sequence ATGGATTTTTCCAAAAAAATAATAAATTGGTATAAAAATAATCATAGAAAACTTCCTTGGAGAGAAAATAAAAATCCATATTATATATTGGTTTCAGAGTTTATGTTGCAACAAACAAAAGTTTCTAAAGCTATAAAATATTATTTGCATTTTATACAAAAATTTCCAAATTTAGAAAAGCTTGCTCAAGCTGAAGAAAAATCAGTATTAAAAGTATGGGAAGGATTAGGGTATTATAAAAGAGCTATCAATTTACATTCTTTTGCAAAAAAATTAAGAGAAAAACCCATGGGATTTTTTCCGAAAAAATATAAAGAACTCATTAAATATAAAGGGATAGGACCATATACAGCAGCTGCGATAGCTTCTATATGTTTTGATGAAGTGGTACCAGCTATAGATGGGAATTTTTATAGGTTATTTTCTAGATATCTAGGTCTTTATAATAAAATTACATCAATATTTACGAAAAAAATATTCCGAACTGTAATTTTAAAAATGATGGATAAGAAAAATCCTGGTATTTTCAATCAAGCTATCATGGATTTAGGTGCTACTTTATGTACACCAAAAAAGGTTAAATGTTTTTTATGTCCCATAAAACTTTATTGTTTTTCATTTAAAAATGGAACTATATATGAATTACCTGTTAAAAATATAATAAAAAAATCTACAAAAAATAGATTTTTTTATTATATTTTTATATGTTATAATAGTAAAAAATTTTTTATTAAAAAAAGATTCAATAAAGATATATGGAAAGGACTTTATGAGTTCCCTTTAATAGAATCAAAAAAATGCCTTACCATTTTAGAAATAAGGAATCAAATTTGGAAAAAATATAAAATATTTTCTGAAAATATCATTTATCAAGTAAAACATAAAATAACTAATCAAATTTTATCTATTCAATTTTTGAATTGTAAAATGATACAATCTATTCAATCTATTCAAATAAAAAAAAGTTTAAATAATTTTTTTCTTATTTCACATAAAAAAATTTGTGAATACCCTTTTCCTAATCCTATTACTTTGTTTTTTAAACATGAAAGAATGATTTAG
- the ribH gene encoding 6,7-dimethyl-8-ribityllumazine synthase has product MKISPSYQIDKNKIKNEKLKFAIIVAKWNHDVTKKLYKGAYETLIQSGILKEKIKTWEVPGSYELIYSAKKIALCYNFDSIIVIGSLIKGETHHFDYLCQAISQGIKDINIKYDVPVIFCVLTDKNKKQSFDRSGGKNGNKGIECAKTALYMAFFKKSIE; this is encoded by the coding sequence ATGAAAATATCTCCTTCATATCAAATAGATAAAAATAAAATAAAAAATGAAAAATTAAAATTTGCCATTATTGTTGCAAAATGGAATCACGATGTGACAAAAAAATTGTATAAAGGTGCTTATGAAACTTTAATTCAATCAGGTATTTTAAAAGAAAAAATAAAAACATGGGAAGTTCCTGGAAGTTATGAACTAATTTATTCTGCTAAAAAAATAGCCCTTTGTTATAATTTTGATTCAATTATTGTTATAGGATCCCTTATAAAAGGAGAAACTCATCATTTTGATTATCTTTGTCAAGCTATTTCACAAGGTATCAAAGATATCAATATTAAATATGATGTCCCGGTTATATTTTGTGTACTTACTGATAAAAATAAAAAACAATCTTTTGATCGATCAGGGGGAAAAAATGGAAATAAAGGAATAGAATGTGCTAAAACAGCATTATATATGGCTTTTTTTAAAAAATCCATCGAATAA
- a CDS encoding GYDIA family GHMP kinase produces the protein MIFISIIMRKYQHFFYSHGKLLLTGEYFILYGAYGLALPTVKGQSFTIFYDKNCYGSSGLHWKSFDNIDKPWFEVFFKLPSLDICYDTEKKIAFRLKNLLLESRKIQKNFLKNSLGIFYVQTKLEFPRNWGLGSSSTLINNIAKWANIDPYMLLEKKFSGSGYDIACVSNSKPIIFKLNNQKPYVIPINFNPPFKKKLFFLHLNKKQNTFEGIRFFRSKKNISSKSIDSISSITKKIIFCKTLKEFEILLLKHERIISGILNIPTVKENYFPDYLGIVKSLGTWGGDFVLISFRKGMKKYFSKKGFHTILSFDEMIL, from the coding sequence ATGATTTTTATTAGTATTATTATGCGGAAATATCAACATTTTTTTTATAGTCATGGAAAATTATTATTAACAGGAGAATATTTTATTTTATATGGAGCTTATGGTTTAGCTTTACCTACCGTAAAAGGACAATCATTTACTATATTTTATGATAAAAATTGTTATGGATCTTCTGGATTGCATTGGAAAAGTTTTGATAATATAGATAAACCTTGGTTTGAAGTATTTTTTAAACTTCCTTCTTTAGATATTTGTTATGATACAGAAAAAAAAATCGCTTTTAGATTAAAAAATCTATTGTTGGAATCTAGAAAAATTCAAAAAAATTTTCTTAAAAATTCATTGGGTATTTTTTATGTACAAACAAAATTAGAATTTCCTAGAAATTGGGGATTAGGTAGTAGTTCTACTTTAATTAATAATATAGCAAAATGGGCTAATATAGATCCTTATATGTTATTAGAAAAAAAATTTTCAGGAAGTGGATATGATATAGCATGTGTATCCAATTCAAAACCAATAATTTTTAAATTAAATAATCAAAAACCTTATGTTATTCCTATAAATTTTAATCCTCCATTTAAAAAAAAACTTTTTTTTCTACATCTTAATAAAAAACAAAATACTTTTGAAGGAATTCGATTTTTTCGTTCAAAAAAAAATATATCTAGTAAAAGTATTGATTCTATTTCTTCCATAACTAAGAAAATTATATTTTGTAAAACTTTGAAAGAATTTGAAATATTATTACTTAAACATGAAAGGATTATATCAGGAATACTTAATATACCTACTGTAAAAGAAAATTATTTTCCAGATTATTTAGGTATAGTAAAAAGTTTAGGAACTTGGGGTGGGGATTTTGTTTTAATAAGTTTTAGAAAGGGAATGAAAAAATATTTTTCAAAAAAAGGATTTCATACTATTCTTTCATTTGATGAAATGATTCTTTGA
- the mutL gene encoding DNA mismatch repair endonuclease MutL — MKDIIQFLPKKVINQIAAGEVIQRPSSVLKELLENSIDAKSKSIDIFIRDSGKTLIQLIDNGEGMSYNDARNSYQRYATSKIKTNEDIFRINTKGFRGEALASIAFVSQLEIQTKNKENTVGIHILVEEGKIKEQIPINMLKGTRISVKNIFSKFPARRRFLKSSRIEFKHIINEFYKIILAHRDIVYRFYHNDKIIYFLKKASLKERIKEIFNKKNKKLLPILIKKNKIIIEGFISQPNSSIKKGDHFLFVNQRCINNILLHRKIIHSYEGLLKNIKTVSYFIFIYIDPILVNWNIHPTKKEVKLEEENSICNMIQQEIKNILCCQYKVKKEELNNSDLLLSFNSSKKESLIFMNHYDSFFEEFSYKEKVNQLDNWFHKMKKSNFFLDVHLTKKLSNYISHEKKIKTFQINGKYIIFLWNNENIILVDQHRAHQNILFEFFFKKIKNKLISQKFLFPIEIKLLNNEFISLKNIQYELIEMGFHLYFWNQSVYLYSIPENIHQNILVEIFQNILTYNFINGEKNNKKILIQSISKSAAIKYGTELHSNKMECLIRDFFSCKNINYTYSGDPIFFIFNKNFFKKTIL, encoded by the coding sequence ATGAAGGATATTATTCAATTTTTACCTAAAAAAGTGATCAATCAAATAGCAGCTGGTGAAGTGATACAACGTCCTTCTTCTGTATTAAAAGAACTTTTAGAAAATTCTATAGATGCAAAATCCAAAAGTATTGATATCTTTATAAGAGATTCAGGAAAAACTTTAATTCAATTAATAGATAATGGAGAAGGAATGAGTTATAATGATGCTAGGAATAGTTATCAAAGATATGCTACTTCTAAAATCAAAACCAATGAAGATATCTTTAGGATTAATACAAAAGGATTTCGTGGAGAAGCTTTAGCTTCCATTGCTTTCGTTTCTCAATTGGAAATACAAACTAAAAATAAAGAAAATACAGTTGGTATTCACATTCTTGTAGAAGAAGGGAAAATTAAAGAACAAATTCCTATCAACATGCTTAAAGGAACAAGAATTTCAGTAAAAAATATTTTTTCTAAATTTCCTGCAAGAAGAAGATTTTTAAAATCTTCTAGAATAGAATTTAAACATATTATTAATGAATTTTATAAAATTATTTTAGCACATAGAGATATTGTTTATCGTTTTTATCATAACGATAAAATTATTTATTTTTTGAAAAAAGCTTCTTTAAAAGAAAGAATAAAAGAAATTTTTAATAAAAAAAATAAAAAATTACTCCCTATTTTAATTAAAAAAAATAAAATTATTATAGAGGGTTTTATTAGTCAACCAAATTCTTCAATAAAAAAAGGAGATCATTTTTTATTTGTGAATCAACGTTGTATAAATAATATACTTTTACATAGAAAAATTATTCATTCTTATGAAGGTCTTTTAAAAAATATAAAAACAGTTTCTTATTTTATTTTTATTTATATAGATCCAATTTTAGTGAATTGGAATATTCATCCTACAAAAAAAGAAGTAAAATTAGAAGAAGAAAATTCGATTTGTAATATGATTCAACAAGAAATAAAAAATATTTTATGTTGTCAATATAAAGTAAAAAAAGAGGAATTAAATAATTCAGATTTATTATTATCCTTTAATTCTTCCAAAAAAGAATCATTAATTTTTATGAATCATTATGATTCTTTTTTTGAGGAATTTTCTTATAAAGAAAAAGTAAATCAATTAGATAATTGGTTCCATAAAATGAAAAAATCTAATTTTTTTCTTGATGTTCATCTTACGAAAAAATTATCCAATTACATATCTCATGAAAAAAAAATAAAAACTTTTCAAATTAACGGAAAATATATAATTTTTTTATGGAATAATGAAAATATAATATTAGTAGATCAACATAGAGCTCATCAAAACATATTATTTGAATTTTTTTTTAAGAAAATAAAAAACAAATTAATAAGTCAAAAATTTCTTTTTCCAATTGAGATTAAACTTTTAAATAATGAATTTATTTCATTGAAAAATATTCAATATGAATTGATTGAAATGGGATTTCATTTATACTTTTGGAATCAATCCGTATATTTATATTCTATTCCTGAAAATATTCATCAAAATATATTAGTTGAAATTTTTCAAAATATTTTAACATATAATTTTATTAATGGAGAAAAAAATAATAAAAAAATACTTATTCAATCTATATCTAAATCTGCAGCTATAAAATACGGAACAGAATTGCATTCCAATAAAATGGAATGTTTAATTAGAGATTTTTTTTCTTGTAAAAATATAAATTATACGTATTCAGGAGATCCTATATTTTTTATTTTCAATAAAAATTTTTTTAAAAAAACAATTTTGTAA
- a CDS encoding rhomboid family intramembrane serine protease, which translates to MNFYTSNFNSDAVKHLISINILVYTATFVFSQYKIETILSLYHPLDDRFELYQIFTHMFVHSKRLFLHIIFNMLALFMFGGQMETLLGIKKFLIVYFLSGILASLLQLVFNTSILYYFVHTLDFSQAKKIFDYLNQEQRINLYSSMYSPMMGASGAVSGIVGAFARYFPEHKIFILPFPFPIAVRKALLIFIFGSFISAIFNFSPGVAHFAHIGGIISGYSIGNFFLKKRK; encoded by the coding sequence GTGAATTTTTATACATCAAATTTCAATTCAGATGCTGTAAAACACTTGATTAGTATTAATATACTTGTATATACAGCTACCTTTGTTTTTTCACAATATAAAATAGAAACCATTCTTTCTTTATATCATCCTCTAGATGATCGATTTGAATTATATCAGATTTTTACTCATATGTTTGTACATTCTAAACGTCTTTTTTTGCACATAATTTTTAACATGTTAGCCTTATTCATGTTTGGAGGTCAAATGGAAACTTTATTAGGAATCAAAAAATTTTTGATAGTATATTTTTTATCTGGTATTTTAGCTTCTTTATTACAATTAGTATTTAATACTAGTATCCTGTATTATTTTGTTCATACATTGGATTTTTCACAAGCAAAAAAAATTTTTGATTATTTAAATCAAGAACAACGAATTAATCTTTATAGTTCTATGTATTCTCCTATGATGGGAGCTTCTGGAGCTGTTAGTGGAATAGTAGGAGCTTTTGCTAGATATTTTCCAGAACATAAAATATTTATTTTACCTTTTCCTTTTCCAATTGCTGTAAGAAAAGCTCTTTTGATTTTTATTTTTGGAAGTTTCATTTCTGCTATTTTCAACTTTTCCCCTGGTGTAGCACATTTTGCTCATATTGGAGGAATTATTTCTGGTTATTCTATAGGAAATTTTTTTCTCAAAAAAAGAAAATGA
- a CDS encoding tetratricopeptide repeat protein gives MKKKKVMILFCSIILIIGVTFFFYKKFFLFPLEKKALTELIYAQKYLSEGSIDKALNKKKLKIPYLGFYGIVTKYPFTKAGNISKFYAGICYYKLGNYKESIKMMNNFSAKDEFLSSIKYGIIGDAFTQIKNHNEALKNYIKAANIRENEITTPLYYYKAALLTFSIKKYRDSKFFLKKIEKKYPFFLYKDNVDKYIMFIENKL, from the coding sequence ATGAAAAAGAAAAAAGTGATGATCCTTTTTTGTAGTATTATTTTGATAATAGGAGTAACATTTTTTTTCTATAAAAAATTTTTTTTATTTCCATTAGAAAAAAAAGCTTTAACAGAATTGATTTACGCTCAAAAATATCTTTCAGAAGGATCTATAGATAAAGCATTAAACAAAAAAAAACTTAAAATACCTTATCTTGGATTTTATGGAATTGTTACTAAGTATCCTTTTACTAAAGCAGGTAATATCTCTAAATTTTATGCAGGAATATGCTATTATAAATTAGGAAATTATAAGGAATCTATAAAAATGATGAATAATTTTTCTGCAAAAGATGAATTTTTATCTTCTATAAAATATGGAATAATAGGAGATGCTTTTACACAAATTAAAAATCATAATGAAGCTTTAAAAAATTACATAAAAGCTGCTAATATCAGAGAAAACGAAATTACTACACCTCTTTATTATTATAAAGCAGCATTGTTGACCTTTTCTATCAAAAAATATAGGGATTCTAAATTTTTTCTGAAAAAAATAGAAAAAAAATATCCTTTTTTTTTATATAAGGATAATGTAGATAAATATATCATGTTTATTGAAAATAAATTATAA
- a CDS encoding HU family DNA-binding protein, which produces MTKADIITEIISETGSERIDTKKVIETFMKKIKESLTSGENVYLRGFGSFIIKYRAEKLGRHISKDISIVIPAHNIPAFKPAKAFTELVKKNVSIIKKNSMSKDKSTTI; this is translated from the coding sequence ATGACAAAAGCAGATATAATAACAGAAATCATATCAGAAACTGGATCTGAAAGAATTGACACAAAAAAGGTTATAGAAACTTTTATGAAAAAAATAAAAGAAAGCCTTACATCTGGAGAAAATGTTTATTTAAGAGGATTTGGATCATTTATTATTAAATATAGAGCTGAAAAACTAGGACGTCATATATCCAAGGATATATCTATTGTAATTCCTGCGCATAATATACCAGCATTTAAACCTGCAAAAGCATTTACTGAATTAGTAAAGAAAAACGTTTCTATTATTAAAAAAAATAGTATGTCTAAAGATAAATCAACAACGATTTAA
- the gldE gene encoding gliding motility-associated protein GldE → MEKESLTNIFFKSTLYIQIVLYFLLIIILLLFSALISGSETAFFCLEKKTIDREIKKNPYKGDKVLKILKNRKKLLATILISNNFSNIGIVILSSSLITEYFTDSFFYKIPINFLLEVILLTFILLLFGEIIPKIYARKNNFRFAILMSQTIIYLSKILGPISKIMILVSRFIEKRMKKKKNRISVDQLSKALKIASSNQKNVKECQFLKRIVDFGNTETHQIMTPRIDMFALNQKTLFSNTLELVRYQGYSRIPIYKDSIDDIEGVLFAKDLLPFIHEKEFEWTKLIHTPFFVPENKKIDDLLNDFKKIKIHLAIVVDEYGGTCGIVTLEDVIEEIVGDIIDEFDEEDLSYSKLNQNNYLFDGKTSLIDFYRIMEIKEEVFFEKKKGDADTLGGFIMEINKEFPKKKQKINFLNYSFLIRRIDNKRIKSIEVIRKKN, encoded by the coding sequence TTGGAAAAGGAATCTTTGACGAATATTTTTTTTAAAAGTACTTTATATATTCAAATAGTTCTTTATTTTTTATTAATAATAATCTTACTATTATTTTCTGCTCTTATATCTGGATCAGAAACTGCTTTTTTTTGTCTTGAAAAAAAGACTATTGATAGGGAAATAAAAAAAAATCCTTATAAAGGAGATAAAGTATTAAAAATACTAAAAAATAGAAAAAAACTTTTAGCTACTATACTGATATCTAACAATTTTTCTAATATTGGGATAGTCATATTAAGTTCATCCTTAATAACAGAATATTTTACAGATAGTTTTTTTTATAAAATTCCTATAAACTTTCTATTAGAAGTCATTCTTTTAACTTTTATTTTACTTTTATTTGGAGAAATAATTCCAAAAATATATGCTAGAAAAAATAATTTTCGTTTTGCTATTTTGATGTCTCAAACAATAATTTACCTTAGTAAAATATTGGGGCCAATCAGTAAAATTATGATTCTAGTTTCTAGATTCATAGAAAAAAGAATGAAAAAAAAAAAGAATAGAATATCCGTCGATCAACTTTCAAAAGCTTTAAAAATTGCATCTTCAAATCAAAAAAATGTTAAAGAATGTCAATTTTTGAAAAGAATCGTTGATTTTGGGAATACGGAAACACATCAAATTATGACTCCAAGAATAGATATGTTTGCTTTGAATCAAAAGACATTATTTTCTAATACTTTAGAATTAGTTCGTTATCAGGGATATTCTAGAATTCCGATTTACAAAGATAGCATTGATGATATAGAAGGAGTTCTTTTTGCTAAAGATCTTCTTCCATTTATTCATGAAAAAGAATTTGAATGGACTAAACTAATTCATACTCCATTTTTTGTTCCAGAAAATAAAAAAATAGATGATCTTTTGAATGATTTTAAAAAAATAAAAATACATTTAGCAATTGTTGTTGATGAATATGGTGGAACTTGTGGAATAGTTACTCTTGAAGATGTTATTGAAGAAATAGTAGGAGATATTATTGATGAATTTGATGAAGAAGACTTATCTTATTCTAAATTAAATCAAAATAATTATTTATTTGATGGAAAAACTTCTTTGATTGATTTTTACCGTATTATGGAAATCAAAGAAGAAGTTTTTTTTGAGAAAAAAAAAGGAGATGCAGATACTTTAGGTGGTTTTATTATGGAAATCAATAAAGAATTTCCAAAAAAAAAACAAAAAATTAATTTTTTAAATTATTCTTTTCTTATAAGAAGAATAGATAACAAAAGAATAAAGAGTATAGAAGTAATAAGGAAAAAAAACTAA
- a CDS encoding citrate synthase, giving the protein MCKIVNFDINGCNYKFPIVYGTFYEEKSINISKLRENTGFITFDPGLKNTGIVKSSISFIDGEKGVLLYRGYPVEQIIKKCTFIETSYLLLNGELPNTKQLKYFSEKIIEFNSINHQIYQILDKFPIFYHPMGILSSLTCILTAFTDYINIKEEDMYLHLLAKLPVLAALTYRKKVGLPPSYADKDLYYTSNLLKMFFSIPKKCYQINPIITDALDKLLILHADHEQNCSTTTVRLLGSAYVGLFSSISSGISALWGRLHGGANQAVIEMLENILKSGGNIKKWVDKAKDKKDPFRLMGFGHRIYKNFDPRAKIVKKLAEKIIFELGIDDPILELAKELEKIAIQDSYFIEKKLYPNIDFYSGIIYQAIGIPKDMFTVMFALGRLPGWMAHWKEMRLNREPIGRPRQIYIGYKKRNI; this is encoded by the coding sequence ATGTGCAAAATTGTTAATTTTGATATTAATGGATGTAATTATAAATTTCCCATAGTTTATGGAACTTTTTATGAAGAAAAATCTATTAATATATCTAAACTTAGAGAAAATACAGGATTTATTACATTTGATCCAGGATTGAAAAACACAGGAATTGTTAAAAGCTCTATTAGTTTTATAGATGGAGAAAAAGGAGTTCTATTATATCGAGGTTATCCAGTTGAACAAATTATTAAGAAATGTACATTTATAGAAACTAGTTATCTTTTATTAAATGGAGAACTTCCTAATACTAAACAATTAAAATATTTTTCTGAAAAGATAATAGAATTCAATTCCATTAATCATCAAATTTATCAAATACTGGATAAGTTTCCTATTTTTTATCATCCTATGGGGATATTATCATCTTTAACGTGTATTCTTACTGCATTTACAGATTATATTAATATAAAAGAGGAAGATATGTATTTACATCTTTTAGCAAAACTACCTGTATTAGCAGCTTTAACTTATAGGAAAAAAGTAGGTCTTCCTCCGTCTTATGCAGATAAGGATTTATATTATACTTCTAATCTTTTAAAAATGTTTTTTTCTATTCCAAAAAAATGTTATCAAATCAATCCAATTATTACAGATGCTTTAGATAAACTTTTAATACTACATGCAGATCATGAACAAAATTGTTCCACTACTACTGTACGTTTATTAGGTTCTGCATATGTAGGATTATTTTCATCTATATCCTCTGGAATTAGCGCTCTTTGGGGAAGATTACATGGAGGAGCTAATCAAGCAGTTATAGAAATGTTAGAAAATATTCTTAAAAGTGGTGGAAATATAAAAAAATGGGTAGATAAAGCAAAAGATAAAAAAGATCCGTTTCGATTGATGGGATTTGGACATAGAATTTATAAAAATTTTGATCCTAGAGCTAAAATAGTTAAAAAACTAGCCGAAAAAATTATTTTTGAATTAGGAATTGATGATCCAATTTTAGAATTAGCAAAGGAACTTGAAAAAATAGCTATTCAAGATTCATATTTTATAGAAAAAAAACTATATCCAAATATAGATTTTTATTCAGGAATTATTTATCAAGCTATAGGAATTCCAAAAGATATGTTCACGGTTATGTTCGCTTTAGGTAGATTACCTGGATGGATGGCGCATTGGAAAGAAATGAGATTAAATCGAGAACCTATAGGAAGACCTAGACAAATTTATATAGGATATAAAAAAAGAAATATATAA
- a CDS encoding Rne/Rng family ribonuclease, with product MNKELVINAEEQKVKIALLEEGKLLELHQENYNNKLSVGDIYLGIVKKISYGLNAAIIDIGYSKWAFLHYDDLGFQIEKILELIPINQKKNFLKNTFFLKKKEDKSSIEKILYPGQNILVQISKEPISNKGPKLTAKICIPGRNLVLIPCSEKVTISHKIKNIKEKNRLILYMQKIKPKEFGIIIRTVACFKIEQILKKELFILIKKWRKILNNLIKLPPVKVLSENNKTYCLLRDTFNDDFKSIYCNNSFLCQEISSYLSFISPEKKSIIKYYKGNIPIFEKYGIEKQIQIFLGKNVPLENGAYLVIEHTEALHVIDVNSGMINHIKKNCTESERMDHILQVNLLAATEIARQIRLRNMGGIIVVDFIDMYDPYQKKILYEHLKEKMKNDKAKHQILPPNEFGLVQFTRHRVRPELKYHEKYQKLKSPIIYIHNLEFILEKIMNNKFNKGGIQLHIHSFVAAYLKRGFPSIQQKWLFKYKKWIKIIPRNSFKYTEYKILNENKEIVSSSFI from the coding sequence ATGAATAAAGAATTAGTTATCAATGCAGAAGAACAAAAAGTTAAGATTGCCCTTTTGGAAGAAGGAAAGTTGTTGGAACTTCATCAAGAAAATTACAATAATAAATTATCTGTAGGAGATATATACTTAGGTATAGTTAAAAAAATTTCATATGGATTAAATGCTGCTATTATTGATATAGGTTATTCAAAATGGGCTTTTTTACATTATGATGATCTTGGATTTCAAATCGAAAAAATATTAGAGTTGATTCCCATAAATCAAAAAAAAAATTTTTTAAAAAATACTTTTTTTTTAAAAAAAAAAGAGGATAAAAGTTCTATAGAAAAAATATTATATCCTGGACAAAATATTTTGGTTCAAATATCGAAAGAACCTATTTCTAATAAAGGACCAAAATTAACGGCAAAAATTTGTATTCCTGGAAGGAATTTAGTATTAATTCCTTGTTCAGAAAAAGTTACTATTTCTCATAAAATAAAAAATATAAAAGAAAAAAATAGATTGATTTTATACATGCAAAAAATCAAACCAAAAGAATTTGGTATAATCATTCGTACAGTAGCATGTTTTAAAATAGAACAGATTTTAAAAAAAGAACTTTTTATTTTGATAAAAAAATGGAGAAAAATATTAAATAATTTGATAAAATTACCTCCAGTTAAAGTTTTAAGTGAAAATAATAAAACTTATTGTTTATTAAGAGATACATTTAATGATGATTTTAAATCGATTTATTGTAATAATAGTTTTCTTTGTCAAGAAATTAGTTCTTATTTATCTTTTATTTCTCCAGAAAAAAAAAGTATTATTAAATATTATAAGGGTAATATCCCCATATTTGAAAAATATGGAATTGAAAAACAAATACAAATTTTTTTAGGTAAAAATGTACCTCTAGAAAATGGAGCTTATCTTGTAATTGAACATACTGAAGCTTTACATGTCATAGATGTTAATAGTGGAATGATTAATCATATTAAAAAAAATTGTACAGAATCAGAAAGAATGGATCATATATTGCAAGTAAATCTTTTAGCTGCAACAGAAATTGCTAGACAAATTAGATTGAGAAATATGGGAGGAATCATTGTTGTAGATTTTATAGATATGTATGACCCTTATCAAAAAAAAATATTGTACGAACATTTAAAAGAAAAAATGAAAAACGATAAAGCTAAACACCAAATATTACCTCCAAATGAATTTGGATTAGTTCAATTCACTCGTCATAGAGTAAGACCTGAATTAAAATATCATGAAAAATATCAAAAATTAAAATCTCCTATAATTTATATTCATAATCTAGAATTTATATTAGAAAAAATTATGAATAATAAATTTAATAAAGGGGGAATACAATTACATATACATTCTTTTGTAGCCGCTTATCTTAAAAGAGGATTCCCATCTATTCAACAAAAATGGTTATTTAAATATAAAAAATGGATTAAAATTATTCCTAGAAATTCATTTAAATACACGGAATATAAAATTTTAAATGAAAATAAGGAAATTGTATCCTCTTCATTTATTTAA